The Haemorhous mexicanus isolate bHaeMex1 chromosome 35, bHaeMex1.pri, whole genome shotgun sequence genome window below encodes:
- the MECP2 gene encoding methyl-CpG-binding protein 2, whose product MAAAAPSGDEGRLEEKSEENLQRPPKAKKPKKERKEPEQPAAEPAEAGKAESSEGAGAAPAAPEASASPKQRRSIIRDRGPMYDDPTLPEGWTRKLKQRKSGRSAGKYDVYLINPQGKAFRSKVELIAYFEKVGDTSLDPNDFDFTVTGRGSPSRREQRPPKKPKSPKGPGTGRGRGRPKGSGGGGGGARPKAASAVSEGGSAAKRALEKPPGKLLVKMPFSPGQPGPAAPPAPRRPGRKRRAEPDSPAVPKKRGRKPAGAAGPGGPGGPDKKAATPPAVQETVLPIKKRKTRETVVVEPVTMAAAAAATTTTTATTRPPPTPPGARGPRSARSPGRRSKEGSPKGRGAPPAPPPAATAAAGAPPERPPPPPPPPPPQDLSGCSEQRGGPAAPDGCAKEPPKTQPPPPPLPPSPPYKHRGEPEHKDSASSSSTSSSSSSSSSSSSSSSSSSSSAPPPPPPPPSVAVPRPPAREEPVDTRTPVPERVS is encoded by the exons atggcggcggcggcgccgagCGGCGACGAGGGGCGGCT GGAGGAGAAATCCGAGGAGAACCTGCAGCGGCCGCCCAAGGCCAAGAAGCCCAAAAAGGAGCGCAAGGAGCCGGAGCAGCCCGCGGCCGAGCCCGCCGAGGCCGGCAAGGCCGAGAGCTCGGAGGGTGCCGGGGCGGCGCCGGCGGCCCCGGAGGCGTCGGCGTCGCCGAAGCAGCGGCGCTCCATCATCCGCGACCGCGGGCCCATGTACGACGACCCCACGCTGCCCGAGGGCTGGACGCGCAAGCTCAAGCAGCGCAAGTCCGGCCGCTCGGCCGGCAAGTACGACGTCTACCTGATCAA CCCGCAGGGAAAAGCCTTCCGCTCCAAGGTGGAGCTGATCGCCTACTTCGAGAAGGTGGGGGACACCTCGCTGGACCCCAACGACTTCGACTTCACCGTCACCGGCCGGGGCAGCCCCTCGCGCCGCGAGCAGCGCCCGCCCAAGAAGCCCAAATCGCCCAAAGGCCCCGGCACCGGCCGCGGCCGGGGGCGGCCCAAGGGCAGCGGCGGCGGAGGTGGCGGCGCCCGGCCCAAGGCAGCCTCCGCCGTGTCCGAGGGGGGCTCTGCGGCCAAACGGGCTCTGGAGAAGCCCCCCGGCAAGCTGCTGGTCAAGATGCCGTTCTCCCCGGGCCAGCcgggccccgcggccccgccggccccgcggcgGCCGGGCCGCAAGCGCCGGGCCGAGCCGGACAGTCCGGCCGTGCCCAAGAAACGCGGGCGCAAgccggcgggggcggcggggccgggggggccgggCGGCCCCGACAAGAAGGCGGCGACTCCCCCGGCCGTGCAGGAGACCGTGCTGCCCATCAAGAAGAGGAAGACGAGGGAGACGGTGGTGGTGGAACCGGTGACGatggcggccgccgccgccgccacaaCGACGACGACGGCGACGACGCGGCCGCCGCCGACCCCGCCGGGCGCTCGCGgcccccgcagcgcccgcagccccggccggcGCAGCAAGGAGGGCAGCCCCAAGGGTCGGGGGgctccccccgcgcccccccccgccgccaccgccgccgccgGAGCCCCCCCAGAGCG accgcccccgccgccgccgccgccgcccccccaGGACTTGAGCGGGTGCTCGGAGCAGAGGGGGGGTCCCGCGGCCCCCGACGGCTGCGCCAAGGAGCCCCCTAAGACtcagcccccgccgccgccgctgccgccgtcGCCGCCCTACAAACACCGAGGGGAGCCCGAGCACAAAGactctgcctcctcttcctccacctcctcctcctcttcctcctcttcttcatcctcctcctcctcctcctcgtcgtCCTCgtcggcgccgccgccgcccccgcccccccccaGCGTGGCCGTGCCGCGGCCCCCGGCCCGCGAGGAGCCGGTGGACACGCGGACGCCTGTGCCCGAGCGGGTCAGCTGA
- the LOC132341106 gene encoding blue-sensitive opsin, which produces MQKSREMRDELPEDFYIPMSLDTPNVTALSPFLVPQTHLGSPGIFKAMAAFMFLLVVLGVPINALTVVCTAKYKKLRSHLNYILVNLAVANLLVVCVGSTTAFYSFSQMYFALGPLACKIEGFTATLGGMVSLWSLAVVAFERFLVICKPLGNFTFRGSHAVLGCAITWIFGLIASVPPLFGWSRYIPEGLQCSCGPDWYTTDNKWNNESYVIFLFCFCFGFPLSVIIFSYGRLLLTLRAVAKQQEQSASTQKAEREVTKMVVVMVLGFLVCWLPYCSFALWVVTHRGHPFDLGLASIPSVFSKASTVYNPVIYVFMNKQFRSCMLKLVFCGRSPFGDDDDVSGSSQATQVSSVSSSQVSPA; this is translated from the exons ATGCAGAAGTCGCGGGAGATGCGGGACGAGCTCCCCGAGGATTTCTACATCCCCATGAGCCTGGACACGCCCAACGTGACGGCGCTGAGCCCCTTCCTGgtaccccaaacccacctgggcagCCCCGGCATCTTCAAGGCCATGGCGGCCTTCATGTtcctgctggtggtgctgggcgTCCCCATCAACGCGCTGACCGTGGTATGCACGGCCAAGTACAAGAAGCTGAGGTCGCACCTGAACTACATCCTGGTCAACCTGGCGGTGGCCAACCTGCTGGTGGTGTGCGTGGGCTCCACCACGGCCTTCTACAGCTTCTCCCAGATGTACTTCGCCCTGGGGCCGCTGGCCTGCAAGATCGAGGGGTTCACGGCCACGCTGGGCG ggatggtgtCCCTGTGGTCACTGGCCGTGGTGGCCTTCGAGCGGTTCCTGGTCATCTGCAAGCCCCTGGGCAACTTCACCTTCCGGGGCAGCCACgcggtgctgggctgtgccatcACCTGGATCTTCGGCCTCATCGCCTCCGTGCCCCCCCTCTTCGGCTGGAGcag gtacATCCCCGAGGGGCTGCAGTGCTCGTGCGGCCCGGACTGGTACACGACGGACAACAAATGGAACAACGAGTCCTACGTgattttcctcttctgcttctgcttcGGCTTCCCCCTGAGCGTCATCATCTTCTCCTACGGGCGGCTGCTGCTCACCCTGCGAGCg GTGgccaagcagcaggagcagtcgGCCAGCACGCAGAAGGCGGAGCGCGAGGTGACCAagatggtggtggtgatggtgctGGGCTTCCTGGTGTGCTGGCTGCCCTACTGCTCCTTCGCGCTCTGGGTGGTGACACACCGGGGACACCCCTTCGACCTGGGGCTGGCCTCCATCCCCTCCGTCTTCTCCAAGGCCTCCACCGTCTACAACCCCGTCATCTACGTCTTCATGAACAAGCag TTCCGCTCCTGCATGCTCAAGCTCGTGTTCTGCGGCCGGAGCCCCTTCGGGGACGACGACGACGTGTCCGGCTCGTCCCAGGCCACGCAGGTGTCCTCGGTGTCCTCCAGCCAGGTGTCCCCGGCGTAG